One segment of Gilliamella sp. ESL0441 DNA contains the following:
- a CDS encoding heavy-metal-associated domain-containing protein, with the protein MKLIVDNMSCQHCVNAITKAINDIDPKAKVTIDLAIHEVDIEGGTISQEAAIAAINEAGYEFVGISY; encoded by the coding sequence ATGAAATTAATTGTCGATAATATGAGTTGCCAGCACTGTGTTAATGCCATTACCAAAGCGATTAATGATATTGATCCAAAAGCGAAAGTAACCATAGATTTAGCCATACATGAAGTTGATATTGAGGGTGGAACCATATCCCAAGAAGCCGCTATAGCTGCTATTAATGAAGCAGGGTATGAATTTGTGGGAATTTCGTATTAA
- a CDS encoding DUF3597 domain-containing protein, protein MGILNNIFSKIFPSAQAAVGNVADAVKNQVNSITGHDKDATASNNQNQDQNQNQQHSDNQTPISDVDVMSILNNLASKFPEKLNWKTSIVDLLKLLGIDNSLDARKKLAKELNYTGSTDDTAAMNTWLIKEVFKRIAEKGGNITHLFS, encoded by the coding sequence TTGGGTATCTTAAATAATATTTTTTCTAAAATCTTTCCAAGTGCTCAAGCAGCTGTCGGTAATGTCGCTGACGCTGTTAAAAATCAAGTCAACAGCATTACAGGTCATGATAAAGATGCAACAGCATCAAATAATCAGAATCAAGACCAAAATCAAAATCAACAACATTCAGACAACCAAACGCCAATCTCTGACGTGGATGTTATGTCAATTCTTAATAATTTAGCGAGTAAATTTCCTGAGAAACTTAACTGGAAAACATCGATTGTTGATCTGCTAAAATTATTAGGAATAGATAATAGTCTAGATGCTCGTAAAAAATTGGCAAAAGAGCTTAATTATACAGGCAGTACTGATGATACCGCAGCAATGAATACTTGGTTAATCAAAGAAGTATTTAAACGAATTGCTGAAAAAGGCGGTAATATCACTCATTTATTTTCTTAA
- the pth gene encoding aminoacyl-tRNA hydrolase, with product MTTIKLIVGLANPGNEYAQTRHNAGAWYVDLLAQRYQQPLKNDPKFFGYSSRINIAGNDIRLLVPTTFMNLSGKAVQAMASFYQIKPEEILVAHDELDLNPGIAKLKFGGSHGGHNGLKDIASKLGNNPNFYRLRIGIGHPGDKNKVVGFVLNKPSKPEQELIDKAIDESARCTDILLSQSLEAAMNRLHAFKA from the coding sequence ATGACAACCATAAAACTTATCGTAGGACTTGCTAATCCTGGAAACGAATATGCCCAAACTCGACATAATGCAGGGGCATGGTATGTTGATTTGCTTGCACAACGTTATCAACAACCTTTAAAAAACGATCCCAAATTTTTTGGTTATAGTTCACGTATAAACATCGCAGGAAATGATATACGTTTATTAGTACCTACTACGTTTATGAATTTAAGTGGCAAAGCTGTTCAAGCGATGGCTTCATTTTATCAGATAAAACCAGAAGAAATCTTAGTTGCGCATGATGAGCTTGATTTAAATCCGGGGATTGCGAAGTTAAAATTTGGTGGGAGTCATGGCGGTCACAATGGTTTAAAAGATATTGCTAGCAAATTAGGTAATAATCCGAATTTCTATCGATTAAGAATCGGTATCGGGCATCCGGGTGATAAAAATAAAGTGGTCGGTTTTGTATTAAATAAGCCTTCTAAACCAGAACAGGAATTAATAGATAAAGCAATTGATGAATCTGCACGCTGCACAGATATTTTATTATCCCAAAGTCTAGAAGCAGCAATGAATCGACTACACGCTTTCAAAGCTTAA
- a CDS encoding ribose-phosphate pyrophosphokinase, with the protein MPDMKLFAGNATPELAKRIANRLYTSLGDIVVGRFSDGEVNVQINENVRGEDVFIIQSTCAPTNDNLMELLVMIDAMRRASAGRITAVIPYFGYARQDRRVRSARVPITAKVVADFLSTVGVDRVLTVDLHAEQIQGFFDVPVDNVFGSPVILEDMLQRDFERPIVVSPDIGGVVRARAIAKLLNDTDMAIIDKRRQRANEAEVMNIIGDVADRDCILVDDMIDTAGTLCKAADALKARGAKRVFAYATHPIFSGKAVTNIKNSAIDEIVVCDTIPLTAEVKALQNVRQLTLSGMLAEAIRRISNEESISAMFHQ; encoded by the coding sequence GTGCCTGATATGAAGCTTTTTGCTGGTAATGCCACTCCTGAGCTAGCAAAGCGTATAGCTAATCGTCTTTATACTTCTCTTGGTGATATTGTCGTTGGTCGTTTTAGCGATGGAGAAGTAAATGTTCAAATCAATGAAAATGTCCGTGGTGAGGATGTTTTTATCATTCAATCAACTTGTGCACCAACCAATGATAATTTAATGGAATTGCTCGTTATGATTGATGCAATGCGTCGAGCATCTGCAGGTCGTATTACAGCAGTTATTCCTTATTTCGGTTATGCAAGACAAGATCGTCGAGTGCGTTCTGCACGGGTTCCGATCACAGCTAAAGTGGTTGCTGACTTTTTATCAACTGTTGGTGTTGATAGGGTATTAACGGTTGATCTTCATGCTGAACAGATCCAAGGCTTTTTTGATGTGCCAGTGGATAATGTATTTGGTAGCCCCGTGATTTTAGAAGATATGCTACAACGTGATTTTGAACGCCCAATTGTTGTCTCTCCAGATATTGGCGGGGTGGTGCGTGCTCGTGCCATAGCAAAACTATTGAATGATACCGATATGGCTATTATCGATAAACGTCGTCAACGTGCTAATGAAGCTGAAGTGATGAATATTATTGGTGATGTTGCCGATAGAGATTGTATTTTAGTTGATGATATGATTGATACAGCTGGAACACTTTGCAAAGCGGCTGATGCATTAAAAGCACGTGGTGCTAAAAGAGTATTTGCCTACGCAACGCATCCGATTTTTTCGGGTAAAGCAGTCACTAATATCAAAAACTCAGCCATTGATGAAATAGTTGTTTGTGATACTATTCCATTAACAGCTGAAGTTAAAGCATTGCAAAATGTACGTCAATTAACATTATCAGGAATGTTAGCGGAAGCAATTCGTCGCATAAGCAACGAAGAATCGATTTCTGCAATGTTCCATCAATAA
- the trmB gene encoding tRNA (guanosine(46)-N7)-methyltransferase TrmB, translated as MAEQLHTDIEEQKPKRTIRSFVLRQGRLTKGQEQALQNLWPVFGVEYNASSPIHFKPNQHVVLEIGFGMGASLIEMAKNAPEKSFLGIEVHKPGVGACLMAIEENQLSNLNVMCHDAVEVLENMIADNSLDKVQIFFPDPWHKARHNKRRIIQPAFVELIRRKLKVNGILHLATDWQHYAEHMLEVLNQATGYKNLSSTGDYIPRPADRPITKFEKRGQNLGHGVWDLQFQKQ; from the coding sequence ATGGCAGAACAATTACATACAGATATTGAAGAACAAAAACCGAAACGAACAATACGCAGTTTTGTGCTACGACAAGGTCGCTTGACCAAAGGTCAAGAACAAGCTTTACAAAATTTGTGGCCCGTATTTGGGGTCGAATATAATGCTAGTTCCCCTATTCACTTTAAACCTAATCAACACGTCGTTTTAGAAATTGGATTTGGAATGGGGGCATCGCTCATCGAAATGGCAAAAAATGCCCCCGAGAAATCTTTTTTAGGTATTGAAGTACATAAACCGGGGGTCGGAGCTTGTTTGATGGCAATTGAAGAAAATCAATTATCAAACTTAAATGTGATGTGCCATGATGCAGTCGAAGTTTTAGAAAATATGATTGCAGATAATTCGTTAGATAAGGTACAAATATTTTTCCCTGACCCTTGGCATAAAGCAAGGCACAACAAGCGTCGAATTATTCAGCCTGCTTTTGTCGAACTTATCAGACGTAAATTAAAAGTTAATGGTATTTTACATCTGGCAACAGATTGGCAACATTATGCCGAACATATGCTTGAAGTGTTGAATCAAGCGACAGGTTATAAAAATTTATCATCAACAGGAGATTATATTCCAAGACCAGCAGACCGACCTATTACCAAGTTTGAAAAAAGAGGTCAAAATCTTGGTCATGGTGTTTGGGATTTACAGTTTCAAAAACAATAA
- the nfsA gene encoding oxygen-insensitive NADPH nitroreductase, producing the protein MENQTLDFIYHRRSIRAYKPTPLTQKQIASMIQAAQSAPSSNFLQCSTIIRITDSDKRKKLAHYSGDQNYIYQAPEFWVFCADFNRHFQIDATIPLERAEQLLVGCIDTALMAQNTVIAAQSLGLGTVYIGGLRNNISEVTQLLALPKYVIPLFGLCIGYPDQEPEMKPRLPSELIFFENQYQPINQTLLAQYDEQIEDYYQTRSSNQKEGGWSNKIAETIYKGQREFILNYLHQQGWVKQ; encoded by the coding sequence ATGGAAAATCAAACTCTTGATTTCATTTATCATCGTCGTTCAATTCGTGCTTATAAACCCACCCCATTGACGCAAAAGCAAATAGCATCGATGATTCAAGCAGCACAATCGGCTCCGAGTTCTAACTTTCTTCAATGTTCAACCATTATTCGTATCACAGACAGTGATAAGCGAAAAAAATTAGCTCACTATTCAGGTGATCAAAATTATATTTATCAAGCTCCCGAATTTTGGGTGTTTTGTGCCGATTTTAATCGACATTTTCAAATTGATGCAACGATTCCTCTTGAACGAGCCGAACAACTTTTAGTCGGTTGTATTGATACCGCCTTGATGGCGCAAAATACGGTTATTGCTGCGCAATCGTTAGGATTAGGTACAGTCTATATTGGTGGTTTACGTAATAATATATCTGAAGTGACCCAATTACTAGCCTTGCCAAAATATGTTATCCCCCTTTTTGGTCTCTGTATTGGGTATCCAGATCAAGAACCCGAAATGAAACCTAGATTACCGAGTGAATTAATCTTTTTCGAAAATCAATATCAACCAATCAATCAGACATTATTGGCACAGTATGATGAGCAAATAGAGGATTATTATCAAACTCGTAGTTCTAATCAAAAAGAAGGCGGATGGAGTAACAAAATAGCTGAAACGATCTACAAAGGACAACGAGAATTTATTCTCAACTATTTACATCAACAAGGCTGGGTGAAACAATAA
- a CDS encoding histidine-type phosphatase, giving the protein MNNRYQLDKVVILSRHGIRTPLQNTLEFLEQATPFKWPEWDHPYGYLTTRGGALEVYFGRYLATWLENQNIKYSADDSDVFVYANSLQRTVATAQFLTAGAFAGYDIAIKHKYPIEKMDSMFDPSLRIDSDEFKQAVIKEIDETVTAESIYKNLAPAYEILADILDYKHSKFYAQYQCDLADIPVEVYLKKHEEPALLGALAIGISAVDAFLLQYYSGFPKEQIAWGRINSLAQWQQLIQIRNQYLNLVCRTKTLAKHSAAELINMINNLMLHDDRKIHLLVGHDSTIASLFGALDFEHYQLPNQYETTPIGGKVILQRFRHLESGTHYFKAEYVYQSFEQLFSGAQISMNNPPQHFTLQLKNAMQNQDGFYHWHDFQQRLNIFKG; this is encoded by the coding sequence ATGAACAATCGCTACCAATTGGATAAAGTCGTCATATTAAGCCGACATGGAATCCGTACACCATTACAAAATACACTTGAATTTTTAGAACAAGCTACGCCATTTAAATGGCCTGAATGGGATCACCCTTATGGTTATTTAACTACCCGAGGCGGTGCGCTAGAAGTTTATTTTGGACGATACTTAGCGACATGGCTTGAGAATCAAAATATAAAATACAGTGCAGATGATTCTGATGTGTTTGTATATGCAAATAGTCTACAAAGAACGGTTGCTACAGCTCAATTTTTGACAGCCGGTGCTTTTGCTGGATACGATATTGCCATAAAGCATAAATATCCTATTGAAAAAATGGACTCCATGTTTGACCCGAGTTTACGCATCGACTCTGACGAATTTAAGCAAGCGGTTATTAAGGAGATTGATGAAACTGTTACAGCAGAATCAATCTATAAAAATTTAGCACCTGCTTATGAAATTTTAGCCGATATTTTAGACTATAAACATTCCAAATTTTATGCACAATATCAATGTGATTTAGCCGATATTCCTGTTGAAGTTTATTTAAAAAAGCATGAAGAACCGGCTCTTTTAGGTGCATTAGCGATTGGCATTAGTGCAGTGGATGCATTTTTATTACAATATTATTCGGGCTTTCCTAAGGAACAGATTGCGTGGGGAAGAATCAATAGCCTAGCGCAATGGCAACAACTTATTCAGATACGTAATCAATATCTAAACTTAGTCTGTCGAACTAAAACGCTTGCCAAACATTCCGCTGCAGAATTGATTAATATGATAAACAATCTTATGCTTCATGATGATCGAAAAATTCATTTACTTGTGGGACATGATAGTACAATTGCTTCATTATTCGGCGCATTAGATTTTGAACATTATCAGTTACCGAATCAATACGAAACAACGCCAATCGGTGGTAAAGTCATTTTACAACGTTTTCGTCATTTAGAGTCTGGAACACACTACTTCAAAGCCGAATATGTTTATCAAAGCTTTGAACAACTATTTAGCGGTGCTCAAATCAGTATGAATAACCCACCACAACATTTTACGTTGCAGCTTAAAAATGCCATGCAAAATCAAGATGGTTTTTATCACTGGCATGATTTTCAGCAGCGTTTAAACATATTTAAAGGATGA
- a CDS encoding MFS transporter, with translation MNQNIKATMHNKNYWIFSFYFFLYFFIMGAYCPFFPVWLKMNGLDEAKTGYVFSFISFFALFFQPLFGLISDKLGLKKHLLWLITLLLVLFGPFFIFVLGPLLQFNVTVGAIVGGLYLGMVFSGGAPAIEALVEKISRRSGFEFGRCRMFGCFGWAICASFVGIMISKNVNAVYWLCSGFALILLILVKLADPAKTTTTDIVEQMGLNKSDSFNLKLAVDLLKMPKIWFFMLYIIGVACTYDVFDQQFANFFTSFFSSEQIGREAFGYVTTLGEFLNATVMFIAPWIVKKIGSKNTLLVAGAIMSIRITGSAFASTAVEVIILKTLHMFEAPLLLVGAFKYITKHFPIRLSATVYLIAFCFAKQLAIMFMSTFAGQMYVKIGFEGAYLVLGLIAFSFTLISSFTLSGRGPWDLFIHKNKQPSEIQQ, from the coding sequence ATGAATCAAAATATTAAGGCTACAATGCATAATAAGAATTATTGGATTTTCAGTTTTTATTTCTTTCTCTACTTTTTTATTATGGGCGCCTATTGCCCTTTTTTTCCCGTTTGGTTGAAAATGAACGGACTTGATGAAGCAAAAACAGGTTATGTTTTTTCTTTTATTTCTTTTTTTGCATTATTCTTTCAGCCTTTATTTGGATTGATATCAGATAAATTAGGACTCAAAAAACATCTCCTTTGGCTCATTACTTTATTGTTAGTGCTGTTTGGTCCATTTTTTATTTTTGTGTTAGGGCCCCTTCTACAATTTAATGTCACTGTCGGCGCAATAGTGGGAGGATTATATCTTGGAATGGTCTTTAGTGGAGGTGCGCCTGCTATTGAAGCGCTGGTTGAAAAAATAAGTCGGCGCAGTGGTTTTGAATTTGGGCGTTGCCGCATGTTTGGCTGTTTTGGTTGGGCAATTTGTGCATCATTTGTTGGAATTATGATTTCGAAAAATGTCAACGCAGTTTATTGGTTATGTTCCGGTTTTGCATTAATTCTACTTATTTTAGTGAAATTAGCTGATCCGGCAAAAACCACTACAACCGATATCGTTGAACAAATGGGATTAAATAAAAGTGATTCATTTAATTTAAAACTGGCTGTCGATTTGTTAAAAATGCCAAAAATATGGTTTTTTATGCTTTATATTATCGGTGTTGCCTGTACTTATGATGTTTTTGATCAGCAATTTGCTAACTTTTTTACGTCGTTTTTTTCAAGTGAACAAATCGGTCGCGAGGCCTTTGGTTATGTCACCACACTGGGTGAATTTTTAAATGCTACTGTAATGTTCATTGCACCATGGATTGTGAAAAAAATAGGGAGTAAAAATACATTGTTAGTTGCCGGAGCTATTATGTCAATCCGTATAACTGGCTCAGCCTTTGCAAGTACAGCCGTTGAAGTTATTATTCTGAAAACCTTACATATGTTTGAAGCACCACTATTACTTGTCGGCGCATTCAAATATATCACTAAACACTTTCCTATTCGATTATCGGCTACAGTCTATTTAATTGCATTTTGCTTTGCAAAACAACTTGCTATTATGTTTATGTCCACCTTTGCAGGGCAAATGTATGTTAAAATTGGATTTGAAGGAGCATATTTAGTTCTTGGATTAATTGCATTTAGCTTTACGCTAATCTCCTCTTTTACATTATCTGGACGGGGACCTTGGGATCTGTTTATTCACAAAAACAAGCAGCCGTCAGAAATACAACAATAA
- the galE gene encoding UDP-glucose 4-epimerase GalE, translating into MKILVTGGCGYIGSHTCVQLIKAGYTPIIIDNLFNSKASVIDRIEQITGQSIKFYQGDVCDANLLARIFEEQDIQAVIHFAGLKAVGESVYKPLEYYENNVYGSIVLMKAMRNAGVKQLVFSSSATVYGELAPVPYVETLPQGLPTSPYGKSKLMVEQCIMDLGIAEPDWSLTLLRYFNPVGAHPSGLMGEDPLGIPNNLMPYITQVAVGKRESLAVYGSDYPTEDGTCVRDFIHVVDLADGHIAALKADRNNTGVHIYNLGSGVGYSVLQVINAFEKASGKPLNWHFAPRRAGDLPAFWADAKKAEQMLGWKTKLTLDDMVKDSWHWQLNNPQGYPE; encoded by the coding sequence ATGAAGATATTAGTAACAGGCGGTTGTGGATATATAGGAAGCCATACGTGTGTTCAATTAATTAAAGCGGGTTACACGCCTATTATCATTGATAATTTATTTAATAGTAAAGCATCGGTAATAGATAGAATAGAACAAATAACAGGACAATCTATTAAATTTTATCAAGGTGATGTCTGTGATGCTAATTTATTAGCTAGAATTTTTGAAGAACAAGACATTCAAGCCGTAATCCATTTTGCTGGTTTAAAAGCCGTCGGTGAATCGGTATATAAACCCCTTGAATATTATGAAAATAATGTTTATGGCAGTATTGTTTTAATGAAAGCCATGCGAAATGCAGGCGTCAAACAATTAGTTTTTAGTTCATCAGCAACTGTTTATGGAGAATTAGCACCTGTACCTTATGTTGAAACCCTGCCACAAGGATTACCAACTAGCCCTTATGGTAAAAGTAAATTAATGGTTGAACAGTGCATCATGGATTTAGGCATAGCCGAACCCGATTGGTCATTAACTTTACTACGTTACTTCAATCCTGTTGGCGCTCATCCAAGTGGTTTAATGGGAGAAGATCCACTCGGTATCCCTAATAATCTTATGCCTTATATTACTCAAGTCGCAGTAGGTAAACGGGAATCATTAGCAGTTTACGGAAGTGATTACCCCACAGAAGATGGTACATGTGTACGGGATTTTATTCATGTCGTTGATTTAGCGGATGGGCATATTGCCGCATTAAAAGCAGATCGAAATAACACTGGCGTTCATATCTATAATTTAGGTTCTGGAGTGGGTTATAGTGTTTTACAAGTCATCAATGCTTTTGAAAAAGCATCTGGCAAACCACTTAACTGGCATTTTGCTCCAAGACGTGCAGGCGATTTACCCGCATTTTGGGCTGATGCGAAAAAAGCAGAGCAAATGCTTGGCTGGAAAACTAAATTAACACTTGACGATATGGTAAAAGATTCTTGGCACTGGCAATTGAATAACCCACAAGGTTATCCTGAATGA
- the galT gene encoding galactose-1-phosphate uridylyltransferase, giving the protein METFNPIDHPHRRYNPLTDQWVLVSPHRAKRPWQGQQEALNQEQKPSYDPNCFLCPSNKRVTGDKNPDYTGTFVFTNDFAALMDNTPDLLPTDDPLFQMQSAKGTSRVICFSPDHGKTLPELDLTAIEGVIKTWISQQKELSQNYPWVQIFENKGAAMGCSNPHPHGQIWANSFIPNEIKREDENMRHYFETYHRNLLVDYVEKELIYRERIVVETEHWLAVVPFWAIWPFETLLLPKTHIAQLTLLTENQQIDLAVALKKLTSRYDNLFNCSFPYSMGWHGAPFVKDKTEYWQVHAHFYPPLLRSATVKKFMVGYEMLAEVQRDLTPEQAAERLRNVSDIHYKERKDK; this is encoded by the coding sequence ATGGAGACGTTTAATCCTATTGATCATCCTCACCGTCGGTATAACCCATTAACCGATCAATGGGTTTTAGTTTCACCGCATAGAGCTAAGCGACCTTGGCAAGGTCAACAAGAAGCACTAAATCAAGAACAAAAACCCAGTTACGATCCCAACTGTTTTTTGTGCCCCAGCAATAAACGGGTCACGGGTGATAAAAATCCCGACTATACAGGCACTTTTGTCTTTACCAATGATTTTGCCGCATTAATGGATAATACCCCTGATTTGCTGCCAACTGATGATCCGCTTTTTCAAATGCAAAGCGCCAAAGGAACCAGTCGAGTAATCTGTTTTTCTCCCGATCATGGCAAAACCCTGCCGGAGTTAGACTTAACGGCAATTGAGGGCGTGATTAAAACATGGATATCACAGCAAAAAGAATTAAGTCAAAATTATCCTTGGGTACAAATATTCGAGAATAAAGGAGCAGCAATGGGATGCTCCAATCCTCATCCGCACGGACAGATTTGGGCAAATAGCTTTATACCGAACGAAATTAAACGTGAAGACGAGAATATGCGTCATTATTTTGAAACTTATCACCGAAATTTATTAGTTGATTATGTTGAAAAAGAATTGATCTATCGTGAGCGAATAGTCGTTGAAACTGAACATTGGCTTGCTGTCGTGCCTTTCTGGGCAATATGGCCTTTTGAAACGTTATTATTACCCAAAACGCATATTGCACAATTAACTTTATTAACCGAAAACCAACAAATTGATTTAGCGGTTGCGCTGAAAAAATTAACAAGTCGTTATGATAATTTGTTCAATTGTTCTTTCCCTTATTCTATGGGATGGCATGGCGCGCCATTTGTGAAAGATAAAACTGAATACTGGCAAGTACATGCACATTTCTACCCACCTTTACTCCGTTCAGCGACAGTCAAAAAATTTATGGTCGGTTACGAGATGTTAGCTGAAGTGCAGCGGGATTTAACACCTGAACAGGCAGCTGAAAGACTGCGTAATGTGAGTGATATCCATTATAAAGAAAGAAAGGATAAATAG
- the galK gene encoding galactokinase — MKALIDKTKQAFATQFGYQSDTTVQAPGRVNLIGEHTDYNDGFVLPCAINYGTVISGHKRTDKLIRVIAVDYDNQQDEFWLDSPIEKHPQYQWANYVRGVVKYLQNYTNTLYGVDLAISGNVPQGAGLSSSASLEVAIGKMFQVLNNLPLDGTKLALIGQEAENQFVGCNCGIMDQLISALGQEHHALLIDCRTLSVHPVSIPDDLAVVIINSNIKRGLVDSEYNTRRRQCEAAATALGVKALRDATLSDLLKIKPTLDPIVFRRAHHVISENERTLLASHALAIHDYKLLSTLMAQSHNSMRDDFEITVPAIDYLVEIISNVIGDQGGVRMTGGGFGGCIVALVNKDKIDAVKNVVNNNYQNKFGIKADIYICQPSKGAHAICL, encoded by the coding sequence ATGAAAGCATTAATCGATAAAACTAAACAAGCATTTGCAACTCAATTTGGTTATCAATCCGACACCACAGTACAAGCTCCTGGCCGGGTTAATTTGATTGGTGAACATACCGATTATAACGATGGGTTTGTATTACCTTGTGCAATTAATTATGGCACAGTAATAAGCGGTCATAAACGTACCGATAAATTAATACGTGTAATTGCCGTTGACTATGATAATCAACAAGATGAATTTTGGTTAGATTCCCCCATTGAAAAGCATCCTCAATACCAATGGGCTAATTATGTTCGAGGTGTGGTTAAATATTTACAAAACTATACAAATACGCTTTATGGTGTTGATTTAGCAATTAGCGGTAATGTCCCCCAAGGTGCAGGATTGAGTTCATCGGCTTCGCTTGAGGTGGCTATCGGAAAGATGTTTCAAGTTCTAAATAATTTACCTTTAGATGGCACTAAATTAGCATTAATCGGTCAGGAAGCTGAAAATCAGTTTGTTGGTTGCAATTGTGGAATTATGGATCAATTAATCTCGGCACTTGGACAGGAACATCATGCTTTACTTATTGACTGCCGTACGCTCTCTGTTCATCCAGTTTCAATACCGGATGATTTGGCTGTTGTTATTATTAACTCGAACATTAAACGCGGATTAGTCGATAGCGAATATAATACTCGTCGTAGGCAATGTGAAGCAGCAGCAACAGCACTTGGCGTAAAAGCATTGCGAGACGCCACATTATCAGATTTATTAAAAATTAAACCAACGCTTGATCCTATTGTTTTTAGACGTGCGCATCATGTTATTTCCGAAAATGAGCGGACTTTGCTAGCATCTCATGCACTTGCAATTCATGATTATAAATTATTATCAACATTAATGGCGCAAAGTCACAATTCAATGCGAGATGACTTTGAAATTACTGTACCAGCAATTGATTATCTGGTTGAAATCATTAGCAATGTCATCGGTGATCAAGGTGGTGTACGTATGACAGGCGGTGGCTTTGGTGGCTGTATTGTTGCATTGGTAAATAAAGACAAGATTGATGCAGTAAAAAACGTTGTTAACAATAATTATCAGAATAAATTTGGTATTAAAGCAGATATATATATCTGCCAACCAAGTAAAGGAGCGCATGCAATATGTCTTTAA
- the galM gene encoding galactose-1-epimerase: MSLKLITLSNKQGMQIKLSNWGATWLSCLVPVEKVNREVLLGCYSLEQYQQQHAFLGATVGRYANRIANASIDIEGKHYKLIANEGKNQLHGGADGFDKRVWQVHSQSNQHVTFSLVSCDGDQGYPGELTVEVTYELTENNQVIISFKASTSQTTIVNLTNHAYFNLDGEKSKDILNHTLQVNASQFLPVDKYGIPYENLVSVTKFDMDLRQAKRLSERLLDSPERQKTGGYDHAYLLDKTQPIAAQLTSSDNKVTMRVMTTKPALQVYTGNYLQHTPNRHNGEYNNFAGIALEAQFLPDSPHHNNWPQPNCWLKSDETYQHQTTYQFVVN; the protein is encoded by the coding sequence ATGTCTTTAAAACTGATCACACTTTCTAATAAACAAGGGATGCAGATTAAATTGTCTAACTGGGGAGCGACATGGCTCTCTTGCTTAGTACCTGTTGAGAAAGTCAATCGTGAAGTATTACTGGGTTGTTATTCGCTAGAACAATATCAACAACAACATGCTTTTCTAGGGGCAACTGTTGGTCGTTATGCCAACCGAATTGCCAATGCATCCATTGATATTGAAGGTAAACATTATAAACTTATCGCTAATGAGGGAAAAAATCAATTACATGGCGGAGCAGATGGATTTGATAAACGAGTTTGGCAAGTTCACTCTCAATCTAATCAACACGTGACATTTAGCTTAGTTTCTTGTGATGGTGATCAAGGTTATCCTGGCGAGTTAACAGTTGAAGTCACTTATGAATTGACAGAGAATAATCAGGTTATCATCTCTTTCAAAGCTTCGACATCTCAAACCACTATTGTTAATTTAACTAATCATGCTTATTTCAATTTGGATGGTGAGAAGAGTAAAGATATTCTAAATCACACATTACAAGTCAATGCCAGTCAATTTTTACCCGTTGACAAATATGGTATCCCCTATGAAAATTTAGTTAGCGTCACTAAATTTGATATGGATTTACGCCAAGCAAAACGATTATCCGAACGATTACTTGATAGTCCAGAACGACAAAAAACAGGCGGTTATGATCATGCCTATTTATTGGATAAAACCCAGCCGATTGCTGCACAATTAACCTCATCCGATAATAAAGTAACCATGCGTGTCATGACGACCAAACCTGCATTACAGGTTTATACCGGTAATTATCTGCAACATACGCCAAACCGTCATAATGGGGAATATAACAATTTTGCAGGTATCGCACTAGAAGCACAATTTCTACCAGATAGCCCTCATCACAATAACTGGCCCCAACCTAATTGCTGGTTGAAATCCGATGAAACGTATCAACATCAAACAACATATCAATTTGTGGTAAACTAA